In Cicer arietinum cultivar CDC Frontier isolate Library 1 chromosome 7, Cicar.CDCFrontier_v2.0, whole genome shotgun sequence, a single window of DNA contains:
- the LOC101501633 gene encoding 3-hydroxybutyryl-CoA dehydratase-like, which produces MDQSSPQKLILVNRDPNGIATVTINRPDSLNSLTRAMNVDLAQAFKSLDRDEAVRVIILTGSGRSFCSGVDLTAAEDIFKGDVKDPESDPVVQMERCRKPIIGAIRGFAVTAGFEIALACDIVVAVKGSKFMDTHARFGIFPSWGLSQKLSRIIGVNKAREVSLTATPLTAEVADKLGFVNHLVEDGELLKKSREIAEAIVKNNQDMVLRYKSVINDGIKLDLGHALSLEKERGHDYYKGMTKEQFKKMQEFIAGRSSKKQSKL; this is translated from the exons ATGGATCAATCATCGCCTCAGAAACTAATACTCGTCAACCGCGATCCAAACGGCATCGCAACGGTAACCATTAACCGTCCCGATTCTCTCAACTCGCTAACTCGTGCCATGAACGTCGACCTGGCTCAGGCTTTCAAGAGCCTCGACCGTGACGAGGCAGTTCGGGTGATCATTTTAACCGGGTCGGGCCGATCGTTCTGTTCGGGTGTGGACCTTACGGCTGCGGAAGATATTTTTAAAGGCGATGTGAAGGATCCGGAGAGTGACCCGGTCGTGCAAATGGAGCGGTGCCGGAAACCGATAATTGGAGCTATTAGAGGATTTGCAGTCACCGCTGGATTTGAGATTGCTCTTGCTTGTGATATCGTGGTTGCTGTTAAAGGATCCAAATTCATGGACACTCACGCTAG ATTTGGGATATTTCCTTCGTGGGGTTTGTCTCAGAAGCTTTCACGCATTATAGGAGTAAATAAAGCCCGCGAGGTATCTCTTACGGCCACGCCATTGACTGCCGAGGTAGCTGATAAGTTGGGTTTTGTTAACCATCTTGTTGAAGATGGTGAACTGCTCAAGAAAAGCAGAGAAATTGCAGAAGCCATTGTGAAAAATAATCAAGACATGGTGTTGAGGTACAAGTCAGTGATAAATGATGGAATCAAGCTGGATCTTGGCCATGCTCTTTCCCTCGAAAAG GAGAGGGGACATGATTATTATAAAGGAATGACGAAGGAGCAATTCAAGAAAATGCAGGAATTCATAGCAGGTCGAAGTTCCAAGAAACAGTCTAAACTATAG
- the LOC101501946 gene encoding GDSL esterase/lipase At4g16230-like codes for MGVTVVDIELLVFFIVLVLFRISTSDDLPANFVFGDSLVDAGNNNYIFSLSKANFLPHGIDFGKPTGRFTNGRTIVDIIGEELGFGFTPPYLAPTTFGPVILKGVNYASAGGGILNLTGQVFGGRLNLDEQIDYFANTRHDIISDIGVPAALNLFKKALFSVTIGSNDFINNYLTPSVTYFVYKSDSPELFVNTMISRLRLQLTRLFNLGARKIVVANVGPIGCIPNQRDANPSAGDSCVIFPNQLAYLFNTQLKDLIVELNSNLAGSIFVYADIYHILEDILQNYTAYGFDNPSSACCNLAGRFGGLIPCGPTSKVCWDRSKYVFWDPYHPTDATNVVIAKRLLDGASTDISPLNIRQLFHS; via the exons ATGGGGGTCACTGTTGTTGATATTGAGCTTCTAGTTTTCTTCATAGTTTTGGTCTTGTTTAGGATTTCAACTTCAGATGATCTACCAGCAAATTTTGTATTCGGAGATTCTCTTGTTGATGCTGGAAACAATAACTACATTTTTTCACTCTCAAAGGCTAATTTTTTGCCTCATGGTATTGATTTTGGAAAACCAACAGGGAGGTTCACCAATGGAAGAACCATAGTTGACATCATTG GTGAAGAATTGGGTTTTGGATTCACGCCACCTTATTTGGCACCTACCACATTTGGACCAGTGATTTTGAAGGGTGTTAATTATGCCTCTGCTGGTGGTGGAATTCTCAATCTCACTGGACAAGTCTTT gGTGGAAGACTCAACTTGGATGAACAAATAGATTATTTTGCAAATACAAGACATGACATAATCTCCGACATTGGTGTTCCTGCGGCTCTCAATCTATTCAAAAAGGCATTATTTTCGGTCACAATTGGTTCAAACGATTTCATTAATAACTACTTAACACCTTCAGTCACATATTTTGTGTACAAATCGGATTCTCCAGAACTCTTTGTGAACACCATGATATCAAGACTCAGATTACAGCTCACT AGGTTATTCAATTTGGGAGCTAGAAAAATTGTTGTGGCAAACGTGGGGCCAATTGGGTGCATACCAAATCAGAGGGATGCAAACCCAAGTGCAGGAGATAGTTGTGTGATTTTCCCCAATCAGCTAGCATATTTATTTAACACACAATTGAAAGATCTAATTGTAGAGCTCAATTCAAATCTAGCAGGTTCAATATTTGTTTATGCAGATATCTACCACATTTTAGAAGATATACTCCAGAATTACACAGCATATG GTTTTGATAATCCATCATCTGCTTGTTGCAACCTTGCTGGGAGATTTGGAGGTTTGATTCCATGTGGTCCTACGTCAAAAGTTTGTTGGGACAGATCAAAGTATGTGTTTTGGGACCCTTACCATCCCACTGATGCTACAAATGTTGTTATCGCTAAGCGACTCTTAGACGGTGCTTCTACTGATATTTCTCCACTTAACATTCGCCAACTCTTTCATTCTTAA
- the LOC101502278 gene encoding uncharacterized protein, with amino-acid sequence MKMGNLLKYVSAFALIFALVIGTSQCRQIKEDEYVDNFGGGGLGGGGGAGGGFGGGNGVGGGLGHGGGVGGGFGGGAGGGAGGGIGGGHGGGLGGGSGAGGGFGGGKGGGLGGGIGGGHGGGLGGGIGGGSGAGGGIGGGHGGGIGAGGGAGGGIGGGAGGGSGGGIGGGHGGGLGGGSGAGGGIGGGNGGGIGGGGGAGGGAGGGIGGGAGGGIGGGHGGGLGGGSGAGGGIGGGNGGGIGGGGGAGGGAGGGIGGGAGAGGGAGGGFGGGAGAGGGAGGGSEGGIGGGNGAGGGFGGGGGTGGGFGGGAGIGGGAGGGTGGGAGAGGGAGGGFGGGAGGGAGGGFGGGAGGGEGGGDFGGDRT; translated from the coding sequence ATGAAGATGGGAAATTTACTCAAGTATGTTAGTGCATTTGCCCTGATATTTGCATTGGTGATAGGAACATCTCAATGTCGACAAATAAAAGAAGATGAATATGTTGATAACTTTGGTGGAGGTGGCTtgggtggtggtggtggtgctGGCGGAGGTTTTGGTGGTGGCAATGGTGTTGGAGGAGGACTTGGACATGGTGGAGGAGTTGGTGGAGGCTTTGGAGGCGGTGCTGGAGGTGGTGCAGGAGGAGGAATTGGAGGTGGGCATGGTGGTGGACTGGGTGGAGGTAGCGGTGCAGGTGGAGGTTTTGGAGGTGGTAAAGGTGGTGGCCTAGGAGGAGGCATTGGAGGTGGACATGGTGGTGGACTAGGGGGAGGAATTGGTGGAGGTAGCGGTGCAGGTGGAGGCATTGGAGGTGGACATGGAGGAGGAATTGGTGCAGGTGGAGGTGCGGGTGGAGGCATCGGAGGTGGTGCTGGAGGTGGTTCAGGGGGAGGAATTGGAGGTGGGCATGGTGGTGGACTAGGTGGAGGTAGCGGTGCAGGTGGAGGGATTGGAGGTGGAAATGGGGGAGGAATTGGTGGAGGCGGTGGTGCAGGTGGAGGTGCGGGTGGAGGCATTGGAGGTGGTGCAGGGGGAGGAATTGGAGGTGGGCATGGCGGTGGACTGGGTGGAGGTAGCGGTGCAGGTGGAGGGATTGGAGGTGGAAATGGAGGAGGAATTGGTGGAGGCGGTGGCGCAGGTGGAGGTGCGGGTGGAGGCATTGGAGGTGGTGCTGGAGCTGGTGGAGGTGCCGGAGGAGGCTTTGGGGGTGGTGCTGGAGCCGGTGGAGGTGCAGGTGGTGGTTCAGAGGGAGGAATTGGTGGGGGTAATGGAGCAGGTGGAGGATTTGGAGGTGGTGGAGGTACAGGTGGGGGTTTTGGAGGTGGGGCAGGAATCGGCGGAGGTGCGGGTGGAGGTACAGGAGGTGGTGCTGGAGCTGGTGGAGGGGCAGGTGGAGGATTTGGAGGTGGTGCTGGAGGTGGTGCAGGCGGTGGCTTTGGAGGTGGCGCAGGAGGAGGTGAAGGTGGTGGCGACTTTGGTGGAGATAGGACttga
- the LOC101501315 gene encoding uncharacterized protein: MAPRSIILIVLSFLLTQSESAPQAFKREPGHPQWHHSAFHDVRDTVRSDVRRMLHSRAEVPFQVPLEVNVVLIGFSGDGGYRYTVDAHRLEQFLKTSFPTHRPSCLETEELLDIEHHLVYNAFPAGQPELIALEKALKEAMVPAGKTRESEFGREVPLFEVEATTVEPIFQKLYSYIFDMDSVGSSVTEMDKPVPSAIFLVNFDKVRIDPRNKEIDLDSLMYGKIPDLTEEDMKKQEGDYIYRYRYDGGGATQVWLSSGRFAVIDLSAGPCTYGKIEAEEGTVSSRTLPRLRNVVTQSGTTSLKSSNDIFLGQLASLVSTTVEHVIAPDVRFETVDLTSRLLVPIIVLQNHNRYNIMAGGHNYSINVDEIKAEVKKMLHDGQEVVIIGGTHALHHHEKLTIAVSKAMRGHSLQETKNDGRFHVHTKTYLDGAILKEEMERSADVLAAGLLEVADPSLSSKYFLRQNWMDESEGSTDSILKHKPLWSSYNSKHGKKRRKNVKKQGGLQPTYGTRVVPVFVLSLADVDPNLMMEDESMVWTSNDVVIVLEHQNDKIPLSYVSETYRRHAVPSQAQRHILAGLASVVGGLSAPYVKASHVHERPVVNWLWAAGCHPFGPFSNTSHVSQLLRDVALRNSIYARVDSVLRKIRETSETVQSFAAEYLKTPLGEPVKGKKEKSNTELWLEKFYKKTTNLPEPFPHELVERLEKYLDGLEEHLVDMSSLLYDHRLQDAFLNSSDILQSTMFTQQYVDHVLATERENMKCCKIEYKYPLQSSQTYIYGGILIAGFVVYFVVIFFSSPVR; encoded by the exons ATGGCGCCTCGTTCGATTATACTCATCGTGCTGAGTTTTCTGTTGACTCAGTCCGAGTCAGCACCACAAGCATTCAAAAGAGAACCAGGTCACCCTCAATGGCACCACAGCGCCTTCCACGACGTCAGAGATACCGTCCGATCCGACGTCCGCCGCATGCTCCATTCTCGTGCTGAG GTTCCGTTTCAAGTTCCGCTTGAAGTGAATGTGGTTTTGATAGGTTTTAGTGGAGATGGAGGTTATAGATACACAGTTGATGCACATCGATTGGAACAGTTTCTCAAAACAAGTTTTCCGACTCACAGACCTTCTTGTCTTGAGACTGAGGAGCTACTTGATATTGAACACCATTTGGTTTATAATGCATTTCCT GCTGGACAGCCTGAACTGATAGCACTTGAGAAAGCATTGAAAGAAGCAATGGTTCCTGCAGGAAAAACAAGGGAG TCTGAATTTGGAAGGGAGGTACCTTTATTTGAAGTTGAAGCAACAACTGTAGAaccaatatttcaaaagttGTACTCCTACATATTTGACATGGATAGTGTGGGATCTTCTGTCACAGAGATGGATAAACCAGTGCCAAGTGCAATATTTCTTGTAAACTTTGACAAG GTGAGAATAGATCCTAGAAATAAGGAAATCGATCTTGATAGTTTAATGTATGGAAAAATTCCTGATCTAACTGAGGAAGATATGAAAAAACAAGAAGGAGATTACATTTATCGTTATCGCTATGATGGTGGAGGAGCAACTCAAGTTTGGCTAAGCTCTGGCAG ATTTGCGGTGATTGACCTTTCAGCAGGGCCGTGTACTTATGGTAAGATTGAAGCTGAAGAGGGAACTGTCAGTTCTAGAACCCTGCCAAGATTACGAAATGTTGTTACTCAAAGTGGCACAACGTCTCTTAAATCCAGCAACGATATTTTTCTTGGACAGCTTGCTTCTTTGGTATCAACCACAGTGGAACATGTCATAGCACCTGATGTTAG GTTTGAAACTGTAGATCTTACTTCAAGATTGCTTGTACCAATAATTGTCTTGCAAAATCACAATCGATACAACATTATGGCGGGAGGCCATAATTACAGTATAAACGTCGACGAAATTAAGGCAGAG GTGAAAAAGATGCTTCATGATGGGCAAGAAGTAGTAATTATTGGGGGTACTCATGCACTACATCACCATGAGAAGCTGACAATTGCGGTTTCAAAAGCTATGCGTGGACATTCTCTTCAGGAAACCAAGAACGATGGTCGTTTCCATGTTCATACCAAGACTTATCTGGATGGTGCTATTTTAAAAGAA GAGATGGAACGTTCTGCTGATGTTCTTGCTGCTGGATTGCTTGAAGTTGCTGACCCATCTCTTTCAAGTAAATATTTCCTCCGCCAGAATTGGATGGATGAATCAGAAGGGTCAACTGATTCAATTCTTAAGCATAAGCCTCTTTGGTCTTCATATAACTCAAAACATGGCAAGAAAAGGAGAAAGAATGTAAAGAAACAAGGGGGTCTCCAACCAACTTATGGAACAAGAGTAGTTCCTGT TTTTGTGCTATCATTGGCTGACGTGGACCCAAATCTTATGATGGAGGATGAAAGTATGGTGTGGACAAGCAATGACGTTGTAATTGTGCTTGAACATCAAAATGATAAGATTCCTTTGAG TTATGTTTCAGAAACATATAGAAGGCATGCGGTCCCATCTCAAGCACAGCGTCATATATTGGCTGGTCTTGCCTCGGTGGTGGGTGGTTTAAGTGCACCATATGTGAAAGCTTCTCATGTACATGAAAGACCTGTTGTGAATTGGCTCTGGGCAGCCGGTTGTCATCCATTTGGACCATTTTCGAATACGTCTCATGTCAGTCAACTGCTCCGCGATGTAGCATTG AGGAACTCAATATATGCACGTGTGGATTCTGTACTTCGTAAAATTCGTGAAACATCAGAG ACCGTCCAATCTTTCGCAGCAGAGTATCTGAAAACTCCCCTTGGTGAGCCGGTGAAGGGAAAGAAGGAGAAATCAAACACTGAACTGTGGTTGGAGAAGTTCTACAAAAAAACTACCAATTTGCCTGAACCATTTCCGCATGAATTAGTTGAACGCTTGGAAAAATACCTTGAC GGCCTTGAGGAGCATCTTGTTGATATGTCTTCATTATTATATGACCATCGGTTACAGGATGCCTTCTTGAACAGTTCAGATATTTTGCAGAGCACCATGTTCACCCAACA ATATGTTGACCATGTTTTGGCCACCGAGAGGGAAAATATGAAATGCTGCAAAATTGAGTACAAGTACCCCCTGCAATCTTCTCAAACTTACATCTATGGAGGAATACTTATTGCTGGTTTTGTTGTGTACTTCGTTGTAATTTTCTTCTCTTCTCCAGTGCGCTGA
- the LOC101500686 gene encoding DNA replication licensing factor MCM2: MESGNPASTPEPESPTSPSVGFNTDQLPHTHTSRASEDDEASVDPDIIRDEPEPEEEDEDGEDLYNDNFLDDYRRMDEADQFESVGLDDSVEDERDFDQIMEDRRAAEIELDTRDGRASNRSKLPQLLHDQDTDDDSYRPSKRARADHRSSAPSDDDLDGMNSSPGRSQHGHSREDNPTTDQNDDDQYEDDFDDEAGYEMYRVQGTLREWVTRDEVRRFIARKFKDFLLTYVNPKNEHGDFEYVRLINEMVSANKCSLEIDYKQFIYVHPNIAIWLADAPHSVLEVMEDVAKTVVFQLHPNYKHIHQKIYVRITNLPVYDQIRNIRQIHLNTMIRIGGVVTRRSGVFPQLQQVKYDCNKCGAILGPFFQNSYSEVKVGSCPECQSKGPFTVNIEQTIYRNFQKLTLQESPGIVPAGRLPRYKEVILLNDLIDCARPGEEIEVTGIYTNNFDLSLNTKNGFPVFATVVEANYVTKKQDLFSAYKLTQEDKEEIENLGKDPRIGERIIKSIAPSIYGHDDIKTAIALAMFGGQEKNVEGKHRLRGDINVLLLGDPGTAKSQFLKYVEKTGQRAVYTTGKGASAVGLTAAVHKDPVTREWTLEGGALVLADKGICLIDEFDKMNDQDRVSIHEAMEQQSISISKAGIVTSLQARCSVIAAANPIGGRYDSSKLFTQNVELTDPIISRFDILCVVKDVVDEATDEMLARFVVDSHFKSQPKGANNDDKSMSESQVASAMPTDPEILPQDLLKKYITYAKLNVFPRLHDADLDKLAHVYAELRRESSHGQGVPIAVRHIESMIRMSEAHARMHLRQQVTQDDVDMAIRVLLDSFISTQKFGVQKALQKSFRKYMTFKKEYNDVLLHLLRELSKNALHFEEIVTGSASNLTHVDIKVDDLFVKAQEHEIYDLTPFFSSSHFSSANFKLVDDGRVIRHNLAR, translated from the exons ATGGAGTCCGGAAATCCTGCATCAACTCCCGAACCCGAATCACCTACATCTCCCTCCGTCGGTTTCAACACCGATCAACTTCCTCACACTCACACCAGTCGCGCTTCTGAAGATGACGAAGCTTCCGTTGATCCCGATATCATACGCGACGAACCCGAaccagaggaagaagacgaagACGGCGAAGATCTTTACAACGACAACTTTTTGGA TGATTATCGGAGGATGGATGAGGCTGATCAGTTTGAATCGGTTGGATTGGATGATTCGGTGGAAGATGAGAGAGATTTTGATCAGATTATGGAGGATCGTAGGGCTGCTGAGATTGAACTTGACACTCGCGATGGTCGTGCTTCAAATCGCTCTAAACTTCCTCAACTTCTCCACGACCAGG ATACTGATGATGACAGTTATAGGCCTTCTAAAAGGGCCCGAGCTGATCACAGGTCGTCTGCACCAAGCGATGATGATCTTGATGGGATGAATAGTTCACCTGGTAGGTCACAACATGGACACTCAAGGGAGGATAACCCAACTACTGATCAAAACGACGATGATCAATATGAG GATGATTTTGATGATGAAGCTGGGTACGAGATGTACCGTGTTCAAGGAACTCTTAGAGAGTGGGTTACAAGAGATGAAGTGCGCCGATTCATAGCCCGGAAATTCAAGGATTTCTTACTCACATATGTCAATCCAAAAAATGAACACGGAGACTTTGAATATGTTCGTCTGATAAATGAGATGGTGTCAG CTAACAAGTGCAGTTTGGAGATAGATTACAAGCAATTTATCTACGTCCATCCCAACATTGCCATTTGGCTGGCTGATGCACCTCATTCTGTTTTAGAAGTAATGGAAGATGTTGCTAAAACTGTTGTCTTTCAATTACATCCAAATTACAAACATATACATCAAAAGATTTATGTTCGCATTACCAACTTACCAGTTTATGATCAGATTCGAAATATTAG ACAGATCCACTTGAATACAATGATACGAATTGGGGGAGTAGTAACCAGGCGTTCTGGAGTTTTCCCTCAGCTTCAGCAGGTTAAGTATGACTGTAACAAATGTGGAGCAATTTTGGGACCATTTTTTCAAAATTCCTATTCAGAGGTGAAAGTTGGGTCCTGTCCTGAGTGTCAATCAAAAGGACCATTCACTGTCAATATTGAGCAG ACAATTTACAGGAATTTTCAAAAGCTAACTCTTCAAGAGAGCCCAGGAATAGTTCCTGCTGGGCGACTTCCAAGATACAAAGAAGTGATACTGTTGAATGATCTGATTGACTGTGCTCGACCTGGAGAAGAGATT GAGGTCACGGGTATTTATACGAATAACTTTGACTTGTCTCTAAACACAAAGAACGGTTTTCCGGTGTTTGCCACTGTTGTTGAGGCAAATTATGTTACAAAAAAGCAAGATCTCTTCTCTGCCTACAAACTTACACAggaagacaaagaagagattgaGAATTTGGGCAAAGACCCCCGGATTGGAGAAAGG ATTATCAAGTCTATTGCTCCATCAATCTATGGTCACGATGATATAAAAACTGCAATAGCTTTAGCTATGTTCGGAGGTCAAGAAAAGAATGTTGAAGGGAAGCATCGACTGCGAGGAGACATAAATGTTCTTCTTCTTGGTGATCCAGGAACAGCAAAGTCTCAATTTCTGAA GTATGTTGAAAAAACTGGACAGAGAGCTGTATACACCACTGGCAAAGGGGCTTCTGCTGTGGGTCTCACGGCTGCAGTTCACAAGGATCCCGTGACAAGGGAATGGACCCTTGAGGGGGGTGCCCTTGTTCTAGCTGACAAAGGAATTTGTCTCATTGATGAATTTGACAAGATGAATGACCAGGATCg GGTAAGTATCCATGAAGCCATGGAGCAGCAGAGCATAAGCATATCAAAAGCTGGAATTGTCACATCTCTTCAGGCGCGGTGTTCTGTCATTGCTGCTGCAAATCCAATTGGAGGAAG ATATGATTCCTCGAAATTATTTACTCAAAACGTTGAACTGACAGACCCTATTATTTCTCGTTTTGACATCCTCTGCGTTGTGAAG GATGTGGTTGATGAAGCCACTGATGAAATGCTTGCAAGGTTTGTTGTTGACAGTCACTTCAAGTCACAACCCAAGGGTGCTAATAATGATGACAAGTCCATGAGCGAGTCCCAGGTTGCATCTGCCATGCCAACTGACCCTGAG ATACTTCCTCAAGATCTATTGAAGAAGTACATTACATATGCCAAGTTGAATGTTTTTCCAAGGCTACATGATGCTGATTTGGATAAACTGGCACACGTATATGCAGAACTGCGGAGGGAATCATCA CACGGGCAAGGAGTCCCCATTGCGGTGAGGCACATTGAATCAATGATAAGGATGTCTGAAGCTCATGCGAGAATGCATCTCAGACAGCAAGTCACACAAGACGATGTGGACATGGCGATTCGTGTTCTACTTGATTCATTCATATCAACCCAAAAATTTGGGGTGCAGAAAGCGCTGCAAAAG AGCTTTAGAAAGTATATGACTTTCAAGAAGGAATATAATGATGTGCTCCTTCATCTTCTCCGTGAGCTTTCAAAGAATGCTTTGCATTTCGAAGAAATTGTCACCGGATCTGCTTCAAATCTAACTCATGTAGATATCAAAGTAGATGATCTTTTTGTCAAG GCTCAAGAGCATGAAATTTATGATCTGACACCCTTCTTCAGCAGCAGCCACTTTTCAAGTGCCAATTTTAAATTGGTTGACGACGGAAGAGTGATCAGACATAACCTTGCTAGGTGA
- the LOC101501000 gene encoding calcium-binding protein CP1 gives MCPSGRTLRPQPSTSDFRPAFDILDADSDGKISREDLRSFYATVSGGVNGGDDAIRAMMSVADTNMNGFVEYEEFERVVSGNGEKKPLGCGAMEDVFRVMDRDGDGKLSHHDLKNYMAWAGFVATDDEISAMIKFGGGDRDGGVSFDGLVRILAFDHSAASAN, from the coding sequence ATGTGTCCTTCTGGCCGAACCCTCCGCCCTCAACCTTCCACGTCAGATTTTCGTCCGGCATTCGACATTCTAGACGCCGATTCCGACGGCAAAATAAGCCGCGAAGACCTCCGCTCGTTCTATGCCACCGTTAGCGGAGGCGTCAATGGCGGAGACGACGCCATCCGTGCGATGATGTCGGTAGCGGACACGAACATGAACGGATTCGTGGAGTACGAGGAATTCGAACGCGTGGTAAGCGGAAACGGAGAAAAGAAACCGTTAGGATGTGGGGCCATGGAAGATGTGTTTAGGGTGATGGATAGAGACGGTGACGGTAAACTTAGCCACCATGATTTGAAGAATTATATGGCTTGGGCTGGCTTTGTTGCCACCGATGATGAAATAAGCGCTATGATCAAATTTGGTGGTGGCGATCGAGACGGTGGCGTTAGTTTTGATGGTTTGGTTCGTATATTAGCTTTTGATCATTCCGCCGCCTCTGCTAATTGA